TTCCTCGGCGCCGAATCCGGCTCCGACGAGGTCCTGCGCCGTATGAACAAGAATCTGACCACGGAGCAGACCCTCGAGATCGCCGCCAGGACGCGCGAGCACGGCATCATACCCGAGTTCTCGTTCGTGTTCGGCGGTCCTGAGGACCCGGAGGCCGAGATCGAGAGCACTCTCGCCTTCGTGAGAAAGCTCAAGGCGGTGAATCCCGACATGGAGCTGATCACGTACTTCTACACTCCGACCCCGCAGCGGCGCGGCACCTACGGGGACGTGGACCCGCTCGCCGGGACGCCCCTCGACCTGGAGGTGTGGACCGAGCCCGAGTGGGTCGGGTGGATGACCCACGAGAACCCGGACGTGCCGTGGCTCACTCGCCGCCTGAAGGCCCGCGTGGAGGACTTCGAGGTCGTGCTCAAGAGTCGCTTCCCGTCCCTTCACGACAAGCGGACCCGTGACTGGGGAAGGAGCCTGGCTCGCTTCCTGGCCCGACCACGCTGGGAGGCAGCCGACTACGAGAACCCGTGGCTCCTCAGGGCCGTGCGCCGGTGGGCTCGAACCACCGACGATCGAGAGGCATACGGGCACCTCAGGCCGGCGGGCACGGCCGCCGCGAGGGGGGTGGTGGGGTCGCGCGAGTGAAGCTGCGTCCTCCGCTCGACGCACCGCCGGACGCGCTGCCTGTGCGGGAGGCGTACGGCCTCTGGGCCGCTCGTTACGACGACGAGTGCGCCGTCAGCGCGCTGGAGGACCGTACGGTCGGCGCGCTCACTCCTTCGCTGAAGGGGCGGTCGCTGCTCGACGCGGGATGCGGCACCGGGCGCAGGCTCCCGAGTGGGCCCGACGGCCCGCTGCGCGCGATCGGCGTCGACCTCGTGCCCGAGATGCTTTCCGCGGCTCGGCACCGGGGTGGCGCCGCGCTGGCAGCGGGCGACATTCGTGCGCTTCCGCTGGCCAGCGGAGCCTTCGACGTCGTCTGGTGCCGGATGGTGCTGGGTCACCTGCCCGAGCTCACGACCGCCTACCGGGAGCTGGCTCGCGTCACCCGCTCGGGCGGGCGACTCATCGTGTCCGACTTCCATCCCGAGGCAGTGGTCGCAGGGCACACGCGGACGTTCCGCGACCCGAAGGGCCGGCCCCACGCGGTCGAGCACCACACGCATTCCATGGCCGAG
This genomic interval from Gemmatimonadota bacterium contains the following:
- a CDS encoding methyltransferase domain-containing protein — encoded protein: MKLRPPLDAPPDALPVREAYGLWAARYDDECAVSALEDRTVGALTPSLKGRSLLDAGCGTGRRLPSGPDGPLRAIGVDLVPEMLSAARHRGGAALAAGDIRALPLASGAFDVVWCRMVLGHLPELTTAYRELARVTRSGGRLIVSDFHPEAVVAGHTRTFRDPKGRPHAVEHHTHSMAEYERAARRVGWTIDRTSEVAAGPEERPFYERAGRIDQYERERGLPLVLAMCCTR